A genomic window from Lotus japonicus ecotype B-129 chromosome 1, LjGifu_v1.2 includes:
- the LOC130724171 gene encoding uncharacterized protein LOC130724171: MTWTRNQNDRVIPLAVNLTEALHTCLEANVIRFPRQPKPPPGHVDKTKWCEYHRISGHNIDDCFTLRKEIEALIKAGCMKQLSGRNNSEEAGTSVRRTDEGKEIENEEQKKQTEGKSKGRIHSIFGGFRGGGTTNSARKRPDITFNARDFEGVQPHEDDPIVGSSTDLIYGDAFEKLGLTESDLLPYDGSLVGFSGEKVFVRGYVELNTVFGEGKNAEAFAIKFLVVKCTSPYNVLIGRPSLNRLGAIIFTRHLTNKYPLSTGGVGVLKADQVVARKCYSESFKQYGHMGKKAVKEGHRVYEVNVNQNEVSLDPRDRFQEYKMTSEKETKVVVIGERNLKVGVSLTVS, from the exons ATGACGTGGACTAGAAATCAAAATGATCGTGTGAtacctttggcggttaatttaactgaagctttgcacacgtgCTTAGAGGCGAACGTCATTCGTTTTCCAAGACAACCGAAACCGCCACCGGGCCACGTGGATAAGACAAAATGGTGTGAGTACCATAGGATTTCAGGACACAACATTGATGATTGTTTCACTTTGCGAAAAGAGATAGAAGCATTAATAAAAGCGGGATGCATGAAACAACTATCGGGGCGTAACAACTCGGAGGAGGCAGGAACTTCAGTGAGGCGCACTGATGAAGGGAAAGAAATTGAGAATGAAGAGCAGAAGAAGCAGACAGAGGGAAAATCAAAGGGccgaattcattctatttttggtggatttcgtggAGGGGGAACAACTAATTCAGCTCGAAAGAGG CCAGATATTACCTTCAATGCAAGAGATTTTGAGGGCGTTCAACCTCATGAGGatgatccaattgtg GGCAGTTCAACCGACTTGATTTATGGGGATGCTTTTGAGAAGTTGGGTTTAACAGAGTCGGATTTGTTACCTTATGATGGATCGTTAGTAGGCTTTTCCGGAGAGAAAGTTTTTGTCAGAGGATATGTGGAGCTGAATACAGTTTTTGGTGAAGGGAAGAATGCGGAGGCATTTGCCATTAAATTCCTGGTGGTAAAGTGTACTTCGCCCTATAACGTGCTTATTGGGAGACCATCATTAAACAGACTTGGGGCGATTATTTTTACCAGACATTTGACAAACAAATATCCATTAAGTACAGGAGGTGTAGGAGTTCTAAAGGCTGATCAGGTTGTAGCTCGAAAATGTTATTCAGAAAGTTTCAAGCAGTACGGTCATATGGGAAAGAAAGCTGTGAAAGAAGGACATCGAGTATATGAGGTGAATGTTAATCAAAATGAAGTGAGTTTGGATCCTCGTGATAGATTTCAGGAATATAAGATGACTTCAGAGAAGGAGACTAAGGTTGTAGTGATTGGTGAAAGAAATTTGAAAGTAGGCGTCAGCTTAACAGTGAGTTAA